The Agrococcus carbonis genome has a window encoding:
- the argF gene encoding ornithine carbamoyltransferase, giving the protein MTRHFLRDDDLSPAEQREVLDRAARMKQDRWAERPLEGPQSVAVIFDKSSTRTRVSFHVGISDLGGSPLIISTASSQLGGKETAADTARVLERQVAAIVWRTYAQAGLEEMAAGTRVPVVNALSDDFHPCQLLADLLTIREHKGELAGLTVAFVGDGRSNMGQSYLLACATAGMHVRVGSPEAHSPEADVVADAQRIAAATGGSATVVHTASEAVAGADVVVTDTWVSMGKEDEKAERVATFGGFKVDRALMAEAKADAVFLHCLPADRGFEVTADVIDGPQSIIWDEAENRLHAQKALLAWLLERADA; this is encoded by the coding sequence ATGACCCGCCACTTCCTGCGCGACGACGACCTGAGCCCCGCCGAGCAGCGCGAGGTGCTCGACCGCGCGGCGAGGATGAAGCAGGACCGCTGGGCCGAACGCCCCCTCGAGGGGCCGCAGTCGGTCGCCGTCATCTTCGACAAGTCGTCGACCCGCACGCGCGTCTCCTTCCACGTCGGCATCAGCGACCTCGGCGGCTCGCCGCTCATCATCTCGACCGCCTCGAGCCAGCTCGGCGGCAAGGAGACCGCCGCCGATACGGCGCGGGTGCTCGAGCGGCAGGTCGCCGCGATCGTGTGGCGCACCTACGCGCAGGCCGGTCTCGAGGAGATGGCCGCCGGCACCCGGGTGCCGGTCGTCAACGCGCTCTCGGACGACTTCCACCCGTGCCAGCTGCTCGCCGACCTGCTCACGATCCGCGAGCACAAGGGCGAGCTCGCCGGCCTCACCGTCGCGTTCGTCGGCGACGGGCGCTCCAACATGGGCCAGTCCTACCTGCTCGCGTGCGCGACCGCGGGCATGCACGTGCGCGTCGGCTCGCCCGAGGCGCACTCGCCGGAGGCCGACGTGGTCGCCGACGCCCAGCGCATCGCCGCCGCGACCGGCGGCAGCGCGACCGTCGTGCACACCGCATCCGAGGCCGTCGCCGGCGCCGACGTCGTCGTGACCGACACGTGGGTGTCGATGGGCAAGGAGGACGAGAAGGCCGAGCGCGTCGCGACCTTCGGCGGCTTCAAGGTCGACCGGGCGCTCATGGCCGAGGCGAAGGCGGATGCGGTGTTCCTGCACTGCCTGCCGGCCGACCGCGGGTTCGAGGTCACCGCCGACGTCATCGACGGGCCGCAGTCGATCATCTGGGACGAGGCGGAGAACCGGCTCCACGCGCAGAAGGCGCTGCTGGCATGGCTGCTCGAGCGGGCCGACGCATGA
- the argH gene encoding argininosuccinate lyase, whose amino-acid sequence MSGAQQHGGEPTGAEAQHGTNEGSLWGGRFASGPSPEMARLSKSTQFDWRLAQLDIRGSKAHATALHAAGLLDDEQLAAMRAALDELAERVRTGAFVAAESDEDVHGALERGLIEIAGPELGGRLRAGRSRNDQIATLVRVWMLEETEEVARGIRAVIEALRLQADAHPDAPMPGRTHLQHAQPVLLSHHLLAHAWPLVRDLERLADWRERAGESPYGSGALAGSTLGLDPAIVARELGLAAPSPNSIDATSARDVVAELTFVLTMTAIDLSRLAEEVIFWSTRDVGFVRLHDGFSTGSSIMPQKKNPDIAELARGKAGRLIGDHAGLLATLKALPLAYNRDLQEDKEPVFDAVDQLQVLLPAFAGMVATLEFDVERMRAGTAAGYALATDVAEWLVRRRVPFREAHEISGALVRLCEQRGIELDEASDEEYRQVSEHLTPEVREVLTVDGAIASRSGIGGTARSAVEQQRRTLDERLARLR is encoded by the coding sequence ATGAGCGGCGCGCAGCAGCACGGCGGGGAGCCGACGGGCGCCGAGGCGCAGCACGGCACCAACGAGGGCTCCCTCTGGGGCGGCCGCTTCGCATCCGGCCCGAGCCCTGAGATGGCGCGGCTGTCCAAGTCGACGCAGTTCGACTGGCGGCTCGCGCAGCTCGACATCCGCGGCTCGAAGGCGCACGCGACCGCGCTCCACGCGGCCGGTCTCCTCGACGACGAGCAGCTCGCGGCGATGCGCGCCGCGCTCGACGAGCTCGCCGAGCGCGTGCGCACCGGCGCGTTCGTCGCGGCCGAGTCCGACGAGGACGTGCACGGCGCGCTCGAGCGCGGGCTCATCGAGATCGCGGGTCCGGAGCTCGGCGGCCGGCTGCGCGCCGGCCGGAGCCGCAACGACCAGATCGCGACGCTCGTGCGGGTGTGGATGCTCGAGGAGACCGAGGAGGTCGCCCGCGGCATCCGCGCGGTGATCGAGGCGCTGCGCCTGCAGGCCGATGCGCACCCGGACGCCCCGATGCCGGGTCGCACGCACCTGCAGCACGCGCAGCCGGTGCTGCTGTCGCACCACCTGCTCGCGCACGCGTGGCCGCTCGTGCGCGACCTCGAGCGGCTCGCCGACTGGCGGGAACGCGCGGGGGAGTCGCCCTACGGCTCCGGCGCGCTCGCCGGCTCGACCCTCGGGCTCGACCCGGCGATCGTCGCCCGCGAGCTGGGCCTGGCGGCACCGAGCCCCAACTCGATCGACGCGACGAGCGCGCGCGACGTCGTCGCCGAGCTCACCTTCGTGCTGACGATGACGGCGATCGACCTCTCGCGCCTCGCCGAGGAGGTCATCTTCTGGTCGACGCGCGACGTCGGCTTCGTGCGCCTGCACGACGGTTTCTCGACGGGCTCGTCGATCATGCCGCAGAAGAAGAACCCCGACATCGCCGAACTCGCGCGCGGCAAGGCCGGCCGTCTCATCGGCGACCACGCGGGCCTGCTCGCGACCCTCAAGGCGCTGCCGCTCGCCTACAACCGCGACCTGCAGGAGGACAAGGAGCCGGTCTTCGACGCGGTCGACCAGCTGCAGGTGCTGCTGCCGGCCTTCGCCGGGATGGTCGCGACGCTCGAGTTCGACGTCGAGCGGATGCGCGCGGGCACCGCCGCGGGCTACGCGCTCGCGACCGACGTGGCCGAGTGGCTCGTGCGCCGGCGCGTGCCGTTCCGGGAGGCGCACGAGATCTCGGGCGCGCTCGTGCGGCTGTGCGAGCAGCGCGGCATCGAGCTCGACGAGGCGAGCGACGAGGAGTACCGGCAGGTCTCCGAGCACCTCACGCCCGAGGTGCGCGAGGTGCTCACGGTCGACGGCGCGATCGCATCCCGCTCCGGCATCGGCGGCACCGCCCGCTCGGCGGTCGAGCAGCAGCGGCGCACCCTGGACGAGCGGCTCGCGCGCCTCCGGTAG
- the tyrS gene encoding tyrosine--tRNA ligase — protein MIEPAPIQLDPAFANVWDELQYRGSVHVSTDAEALRELLGGESITYYCGFDPTAPSLHLGNLAQLIVMRRLQLAGHRPLALVGGSTGLIGDPKPTSERQLNERETVAEWVEYLGAQMLRFLSAEGDNAVQLVNNLDWTAPLSTVDFLREVGKHFRVGTMLKKDAVAARMESDEGISYAEFSYQVLQGMDFLELHRRYGCMMQTGGSDQWGNLTAGTELIRKAEGVHAHAIGTPLITDADGRKFGKSEGNAVWLDANLTTPYAMYQFWLNQDDAIVVQLLKSFTFLTSERIDELARSVADAPFRREAQRELAVQATSFIHGAAATQQAIDASQALFGSGDLAALDEPTLAAALASLDKQATATPDAPVLQLLQETGLVDSLSDGRRAIAQGGVSVNNERIDDPAATLEGRLLHDRFAVLRRGKKTLAGIDTA, from the coding sequence GTGATCGAACCCGCTCCCATCCAGCTCGACCCCGCATTCGCGAACGTGTGGGACGAGCTGCAGTATCGCGGGAGCGTGCACGTCTCGACCGACGCCGAGGCGCTCCGCGAGCTGCTCGGCGGCGAGTCGATCACCTACTACTGCGGCTTCGACCCGACGGCGCCGAGCCTGCACCTCGGCAACCTCGCGCAGCTCATCGTGATGCGCCGCCTGCAGCTCGCCGGCCACCGCCCTCTCGCGCTCGTCGGCGGCTCGACGGGACTCATCGGCGACCCGAAGCCGACGAGCGAGCGGCAGCTCAACGAGCGCGAGACCGTCGCCGAGTGGGTCGAGTACCTCGGCGCGCAGATGCTGCGCTTCCTCTCGGCCGAGGGCGACAACGCCGTGCAGCTCGTCAACAACCTCGACTGGACGGCGCCGCTGTCGACGGTCGACTTCCTGCGCGAGGTGGGCAAGCACTTCCGCGTCGGCACGATGCTCAAGAAGGATGCGGTCGCGGCCCGCATGGAGTCCGACGAGGGCATCTCGTACGCCGAGTTCAGCTACCAGGTGCTGCAGGGGATGGACTTCCTCGAGCTGCACCGCCGCTACGGCTGCATGATGCAGACCGGTGGCAGCGACCAGTGGGGCAACCTCACCGCCGGCACCGAGCTCATCCGGAAGGCCGAGGGCGTGCACGCGCACGCGATCGGCACCCCGCTCATCACCGATGCCGACGGGCGCAAGTTCGGCAAGAGCGAGGGCAACGCGGTGTGGCTCGACGCCAACCTGACCACGCCGTACGCGATGTACCAGTTCTGGCTCAACCAGGACGACGCGATCGTCGTGCAGCTCCTGAAGTCCTTCACGTTCCTGACGTCCGAGCGCATCGACGAGCTCGCGCGATCGGTGGCGGATGCGCCGTTCCGTCGCGAGGCGCAGCGCGAGCTGGCCGTGCAGGCGACGTCGTTCATCCACGGCGCGGCCGCCACGCAGCAGGCGATCGACGCGTCGCAGGCGCTGTTCGGCTCGGGCGATCTCGCCGCCCTCGACGAGCCGACGCTCGCGGCCGCGCTCGCATCGCTCGACAAGCAGGCGACCGCGACCCCCGACGCCCCGGTGCTCCAGCTGCTGCAGGAGACCGGGCTGGTCGACTCCCTCTCCGACGGTCGGCGCGCCATCGCCCAGGGTGGGGTGAGCGTCAACAACGAGCGGATCGACGATCCCGCCGCGACGCTCGAGGGGCGCCTGCTGCACGACCGCTTCGCGGTGCTGCGGCGGGGGAAGAAGACGCTCGCCGGCATCGACACGGCGTGA